A genomic region of Longimicrobiales bacterium contains the following coding sequences:
- the bshA gene encoding N-acetyl-alpha-D-glucosaminyl L-malate synthase BshA, which produces MKIGITCYPTYGGSGAVATELGLALADRGHEVHFVSYDQPFRLGGFRERVFFHEVEMGDYPLFEHPPYALALAVALHDTARKHELDLVHMHYAIPHATSAYLARQMLAHERPLKIVTTLHGTDITLVGLHPSFHAITRFTILESDGITAVSGYLRDETVRDFSVPSERIEVIPNFVDTELWGSGREPGHRAKLAPGGEKIVMHISNFRSVKRTEDVVNIFARMQNSVDARLIMVGDGPDRPRAAQRAAELGLSEKVVFLGKHQSVEELLSCADLFLLPSETESFGLAALEAMACGTPVVASDIGGIPEVVGDGETGFLFPVGAIDDMAAAGGRILTDDELHRSLSAAGRRVAAESFSTSAVVSRYEEFYERILAGEQA; this is translated from the coding sequence TTGAAGATTGGCATCACCTGCTATCCGACCTACGGTGGCTCCGGCGCGGTCGCCACAGAACTGGGACTCGCACTCGCCGATCGGGGACACGAGGTCCATTTCGTCTCGTATGACCAGCCGTTTCGGCTTGGTGGGTTCCGCGAGCGAGTTTTCTTCCACGAAGTGGAAATGGGGGACTACCCGCTTTTCGAGCATCCTCCCTACGCCCTCGCGCTCGCGGTCGCATTGCATGACACCGCGCGGAAGCATGAGCTCGATCTCGTCCACATGCACTACGCGATTCCACACGCCACGTCGGCGTATCTGGCGAGACAGATGCTCGCCCACGAACGGCCACTGAAGATTGTCACGACACTTCACGGCACCGACATCACGCTCGTCGGCCTTCATCCTTCGTTCCACGCGATTACGCGTTTCACCATCCTCGAGTCGGACGGAATCACCGCCGTGTCCGGGTACCTGAGAGACGAAACTGTGCGGGACTTCTCTGTGCCGTCGGAACGGATTGAAGTCATCCCGAATTTTGTCGACACCGAGCTTTGGGGTTCGGGGCGCGAACCCGGGCACCGGGCTAAGCTCGCTCCGGGGGGGGAGAAAATCGTGATGCATATCTCGAATTTCCGATCGGTGAAACGAACCGAAGATGTCGTCAACATTTTTGCACGCATGCAGAATTCGGTCGATGCCCGCCTGATCATGGTCGGGGATGGCCCGGATAGGCCTCGCGCCGCCCAGCGAGCTGCGGAACTCGGTCTCTCGGAGAAGGTGGTGTTCCTCGGTAAGCATCAGTCTGTGGAGGAACTATTGTCCTGTGCAGATCTCTTCTTGCTGCCATCGGAGACGGAGTCCTTTGGTCTCGCCGCTCTGGAAGCCATGGCGTGTGGAACACCGGTCGTTGCCTCCGATATTGGGGGGATTCCCGAGGTCGTCGGTGACGGTGAGACAGGATTCCTTTTCCCGGTGGGGGCGATCGACGACATGGCTGCGGCGGGGGGCCGCATTCTGACGGATGACGAGCTGCATCGCTCACTCTCGGCGGCAGGTCGAAGAGTCGCGGCAGAAAGCTTCTCGACATCTGCAGTGGTGTCCCGATATGAGGAGTTTTACGAGCGGATTCTGGCGGGAGAACAGGCGTGA
- a CDS encoding biotin--[acetyl-CoA-carboxylase] ligase, protein METWRALDPGDLSRSWGVPLVETHVTIGSTSDRAAELAGEGAPAWTVVVADAQTAGRGRRGAVWQSSTGAGLWMSWLGEDHPVAQLPLIVGVAVAEAIESVTSGVGVAVKWPNDLFVGDRKVGGILCEHRSGRTVIGLGVNLRRPSEGWGVALDSVAISLGECTREVCSREVLAGAVLSKLRVALAEAEPWASTVERFQKRDALCGRLVVTEAEGKGIAAGVTASGALLLERPDGTRVEVIAGGVEIVPDPRMRA, encoded by the coding sequence GTGGAGACGTGGCGGGCGCTTGACCCCGGCGATCTGTCGCGGTCCTGGGGAGTGCCGCTGGTGGAAACGCACGTGACGATCGGCTCGACGAGCGATCGTGCGGCGGAATTGGCGGGAGAGGGTGCGCCAGCGTGGACGGTGGTCGTAGCCGACGCACAGACGGCCGGACGCGGAAGAAGGGGTGCGGTGTGGCAGTCCTCAACAGGAGCTGGACTCTGGATGTCGTGGCTCGGTGAAGACCATCCCGTGGCTCAATTGCCGCTCATCGTGGGCGTGGCGGTGGCCGAAGCCATTGAGTCGGTTACCTCCGGTGTAGGTGTGGCGGTGAAGTGGCCTAACGATCTCTTCGTGGGTGATCGCAAGGTCGGCGGGATCCTCTGTGAGCACCGCAGTGGACGCACCGTGATCGGGCTGGGGGTCAATCTCAGACGGCCGTCTGAAGGGTGGGGTGTTGCTCTCGACTCGGTCGCGATTTCTCTCGGGGAGTGCACCCGTGAAGTATGTTCGAGAGAAGTGTTGGCGGGAGCGGTTCTGTCGAAACTTAGAGTCGCCCTCGCTGAGGCTGAGCCTTGGGCGTCCACCGTTGAACGCTTCCAGAAGCGAGACGCACTATGCGGGCGTCTGGTGGTGACCGAGGCTGAGGGGAAGGGCATCGCAGCAGGGGTGACTGCGTCTGGCGCGCTGTTGTTGGAGCGGCCGGACGGCACCCGGGTAGAAGTGATCGCTGGGGGAGTGGAGATCGTGCCTGATCCAAGAATGAGGGCCTGA
- a CDS encoding DUF1572 family protein, protein MRDVISAIEGEYRRYRTLGRGAMGQLSGGQLCTRVSAESLSVAMIVWHLSGNFKSRFTDFLTTDGEKAWRERDDEFSVRTVTGDEVIARWDEGWDILVETLGGLTDEKLSRVVLVRGVELTVVEALERSLGHTAYHVGQITFLGKMLTGEGWDYLSIRPGGTAAYNANPTHEKM, encoded by the coding sequence ATGCGGGACGTCATCTCGGCGATCGAAGGGGAATACCGACGCTATCGGACACTGGGGCGAGGTGCGATGGGTCAGCTCAGTGGCGGGCAACTGTGCACGCGCGTGTCCGCGGAGAGCCTTTCGGTCGCGATGATCGTCTGGCACCTCAGCGGAAATTTCAAGTCACGCTTCACCGACTTTCTCACAACTGATGGTGAGAAGGCGTGGAGAGAGCGTGACGACGAGTTCTCCGTCCGCACCGTCACAGGGGACGAGGTGATCGCTCGTTGGGATGAGGGATGGGATATCCTTGTGGAGACGCTTGGCGGGCTCACGGACGAGAAGCTCTCCAGGGTGGTGCTGGTCCGCGGAGTGGAGTTGACGGTGGTCGAGGCCCTCGAGCGTTCACTCGGCCACACGGCCTACCACGTCGGACAAATCACGTTTCTCGGGAAGATGCTGACCGGGGAGGGCTGGGACTATCTCTCGATTCGTCCGGGTGGCACGGCTGCCTACAACGCTAATCCCACGCACGAAAAGATGTGA
- a CDS encoding undecaprenyl-diphosphate phosphatase, with protein MSLWESIVLGFVQGATEFLPVSSSGHLVMTQALLGITIPGLTFEIAAHVATLVSILIVYRSRVLELIRGAVKGDRDALQYISLIVVATVPAGLLGVLAKDRIEALFDNPYAPGVALLVTGGILWSSRWALDRGNKKRPTWAAAGLIGIAQAFALIPGISRSGSTVVAAMWLGLNAREAATFSFLMAIPAVGGAAVLQLLDLETAVAAGLPVSILVGGSVMAGITGVLAIRTFVVILARRSFHYFAPYCWVAGLAYLATLALR; from the coding sequence GTGAGTCTTTGGGAATCAATCGTATTAGGGTTCGTTCAGGGCGCCACCGAGTTTCTCCCGGTTTCGAGCTCCGGCCACCTAGTCATGACACAAGCGCTGCTTGGGATCACGATCCCGGGCCTGACCTTCGAGATCGCAGCACATGTCGCGACGCTCGTATCCATCTTGATCGTTTATCGCAGTCGTGTTCTCGAGTTGATTCGGGGTGCGGTGAAGGGCGATCGGGATGCGCTCCAATACATAAGTCTGATAGTGGTAGCGACCGTGCCGGCCGGGTTGCTCGGAGTGCTTGCCAAGGATCGAATCGAGGCACTCTTCGATAATCCCTACGCGCCGGGGGTCGCTCTCCTCGTGACCGGCGGCATTCTCTGGAGCAGTCGATGGGCCCTCGACCGGGGGAATAAAAAACGTCCTACCTGGGCAGCTGCCGGCCTGATTGGAATCGCACAGGCGTTCGCGCTCATACCAGGGATCTCTCGCTCAGGCTCCACCGTCGTTGCCGCGATGTGGCTCGGACTCAATGCAAGAGAGGCGGCGACATTCTCGTTCCTCATGGCGATTCCCGCGGTGGGGGGCGCGGCCGTCCTTCAACTTCTCGATCTGGAGACAGCGGTTGCGGCTGGCTTGCCTGTTTCGATTCTGGTTGGCGGTAGCGTCATGGCCGGGATCACGGGCGTTCTGGCGATCCGGACGTTTGTCGTGATACTCGCCCGGCGTTCCTTCCACTACTTCGCCCCGTATTGCTGGGTCGCCGGCTTGGCCTACCTGGCGACGCTCGCCCTGAGATGA
- the groES gene encoding co-chaperone GroES: MGAKKVKPLSDRVVVKPLDEDEQMRGGLYIPDTAKEKPSQGEIVAVGPGKLSDDGTRLDMDVSVGDKVLYGKYSGTDVTLESEEYLILRESDILAIVP; the protein is encoded by the coding sequence ATGGGTGCAAAAAAGGTTAAACCGCTTTCAGACCGTGTCGTGGTGAAGCCGCTAGACGAGGACGAGCAGATGCGCGGTGGTCTCTATATTCCAGACACGGCCAAAGAAAAGCCGTCTCAGGGTGAGATCGTCGCCGTCGGTCCCGGGAAGCTGTCTGACGACGGCACTCGTCTCGACATGGACGTGTCCGTGGGCGACAAGGTCCTCTACGGCAAGTACAGCGGTACCGATGTCACGCTGGAAAGTGAAGAGTACCTCATCCTTCGTGAGTCTGACATTCTCGCGATCGTACCGTAA
- the groL gene encoding chaperonin GroEL (60 kDa chaperone family; promotes refolding of misfolded polypeptides especially under stressful conditions; forms two stacked rings of heptamers to form a barrel-shaped 14mer; ends can be capped by GroES; misfolded proteins enter the barrel where they are refolded when GroES binds) — translation MAAKELGFDVEARARLKAGVDKLASAVKVTLGPKGRNVVLDRKFGSPTVTKDGVSVAKELELADPVENMGAQMVKEVATKTSDVAGDGTTTATVLAQAIFGEGLKNVTAGTNPMGIRRGIDAGVAVVIEELQALSTETQGKKEIAQVGAISANNNAEIGALIADAMEKVGKDGVITVEEARGLETTLETVDGMQFDRGYLSPYFVTDPERMEVVLEDPMILIHDKKIGSMKDMLPILEKVAQTGRPLLIVSEDVEGEALATLVVNKLRGTLKVAAVKAPGFGDRRKAMLQDVAVLTGGQVISEEVGFKLENTVASDLGSAKRVVIDKDNTTIIDGAGEAKLIKGRIEEIRVAIDKSTSDYDREKLQERLAKLAGGVAVINVGAATETEMKEKKALVEDALHATRAAVEEGIVPGGGVALLRAQAKLNDLKLDREDEQIGVQILFRALEHPIRQIAANAGVEGSIVVQTVRGGTGGFGYNAQTDEYEDLIKAGVIDPTKVVRTALQNASSIAGLLLTTECVVVDVPEEAGAAAGGGMPDMGGMGGMM, via the coding sequence ATGGCAGCTAAAGAGCTCGGATTCGATGTCGAGGCGCGCGCGCGCCTCAAGGCGGGAGTCGACAAGCTCGCTTCCGCTGTAAAAGTCACGCTCGGCCCGAAGGGTCGGAACGTGGTGCTGGATCGCAAGTTCGGTTCGCCGACGGTCACCAAGGACGGTGTGTCCGTGGCCAAGGAACTCGAACTCGCAGACCCCGTTGAGAACATGGGCGCTCAGATGGTCAAGGAAGTCGCGACCAAGACGTCCGACGTTGCCGGTGACGGCACGACGACGGCGACTGTGCTTGCTCAGGCGATCTTCGGCGAAGGCCTGAAGAACGTCACTGCCGGTACGAACCCGATGGGTATCCGTCGCGGTATTGACGCTGGTGTCGCCGTGGTAATTGAAGAGCTGCAGGCGCTCTCAACCGAGACCCAGGGCAAGAAAGAGATCGCACAGGTCGGCGCGATCTCCGCGAACAACAACGCCGAGATCGGTGCGTTGATCGCGGATGCGATGGAGAAGGTCGGTAAGGACGGAGTCATCACGGTCGAGGAAGCACGCGGCCTGGAGACGACCCTCGAAACCGTTGACGGCATGCAGTTCGACCGCGGCTATCTCTCCCCGTACTTCGTGACGGACCCGGAGCGGATGGAAGTGGTTCTCGAGGATCCGATGATCCTCATCCACGACAAGAAGATCGGTTCGATGAAGGACATGTTGCCGATCCTTGAGAAGGTTGCGCAGACCGGTCGTCCGCTCCTCATCGTCTCTGAGGACGTCGAAGGTGAAGCGCTCGCCACGCTCGTGGTGAACAAGCTCCGCGGTACGCTTAAGGTTGCGGCCGTGAAGGCGCCGGGCTTCGGTGATCGTCGCAAGGCCATGCTGCAGGACGTCGCCGTCCTGACCGGCGGCCAGGTGATCTCGGAGGAAGTCGGTTTCAAGCTCGAGAACACTGTCGCTAGCGACCTTGGTTCCGCCAAGCGTGTCGTGATCGACAAGGACAACACCACGATCATCGACGGCGCTGGTGAGGCGAAGCTGATCAAGGGCCGCATCGAAGAGATCCGCGTTGCCATCGACAAGAGCACGTCCGACTACGACCGCGAGAAGCTCCAGGAGCGTCTCGCGAAGCTGGCCGGTGGTGTTGCTGTCATCAATGTCGGTGCTGCGACCGAGACCGAGATGAAGGAAAAGAAGGCTCTGGTCGAGGATGCCCTGCACGCCACGCGTGCTGCGGTTGAAGAAGGCATCGTCCCGGGTGGTGGTGTTGCGCTGCTTCGTGCGCAGGCCAAGCTCAACGATCTCAAACTCGACCGTGAGGACGAGCAGATTGGTGTGCAGATCCTGTTCCGTGCACTCGAGCACCCGATTCGCCAGATCGCTGCGAACGCGGGTGTCGAGGGCAGCATCGTAGTCCAGACGGTTCGTGGAGGTACGGGCGGCTTCGGTTACAACGCTCAGACGGACGAGTATGAGGACCTGATCAAGGCCGGAGTCATCGATCCGACGAAGGTGGTGCGCACCGCGCTCCAGAACGCCTCGTCGATCGCTGGGCTTCTCTTGACGACCGAGTGTGTGGTCGTCGACGTGCCGGAAGAAGCTGGTGCGGCAGCAGGCGGCGGCATGCCTGACATGGGCGGCATGGGCGGCATGATGTAG
- a CDS encoding penicillin acylase family protein, with translation MHKLFSLLALALIACAPQTPEVARWEAMADDVTITRDDWGIAHIHGPTDAHAVFGMIYAQAEDDFNRIEVNFLNSQGRLAEAEGEAEIWRDLRMQLFIDPVEMQDLYVQSPEWLKSLMNAWADGLNYYLHTHPEVTPRVLDQFEPWMALTFSEGSIGGDIERVNMGQLEAFYGALPQALKMAGVAADANVSPIVAALDPAVLRDAEIVIQEPLVDWSEPQGSNGFAVAPQNTENGNALLLINPHTSFFFRSELHMSSDEGLNAYGASTWGQFFVYQGFNEDAGWMHTSSGVDNIDEYLLEPQVGEGRVSYAHDGESRPMETREVTIRYRTDSGMEERTFTVYRTHHGPVVRSLDGQWVATALMEEPLSALQQSWGRTKARTLDDYHENMAMHTNSSNNTLYADSDGNIAYWHSNFVPERDASFDWSRPVDGSSSATNWGQPHSVEETPNVFNPDIGWLQNTNNWPFSAAGPDSPEQSDYASYFQRGGENARGIHAQRVLQSRNNFTIETLIEAAYDTQMPGFEPIVPALIEAYAGTSASHPLKSELAEQMALINGWDYRWGLESVATSVATYWAEDMMQRVAASARSAGMSTNDYIARGASAEQHLQSLKAASDQLAAEFGDWRTPWGEINRYQRLNGDMVQPFNDSEPSLPVGFHSGRWGSLASFGARPYPGTVRRYGTSGNSFVAVVEFGERVRAMAITAGGESGDPASPHFNDQAQRYADGDLRPVYYYPEDIEAHAQRVYKPGR, from the coding sequence ATGCATAAGCTCTTTTCGCTCTTGGCCCTAGCCCTCATCGCATGTGCACCACAGACCCCTGAGGTCGCGAGGTGGGAGGCTATGGCGGACGATGTCACGATTACAAGGGATGACTGGGGCATCGCTCACATCCACGGACCGACGGATGCGCACGCGGTCTTCGGCATGATCTACGCCCAGGCGGAGGACGACTTCAATCGAATTGAGGTCAATTTTCTCAATTCACAGGGCCGGCTGGCAGAGGCCGAGGGAGAAGCTGAGATCTGGCGCGACCTCCGCATGCAACTGTTCATAGATCCTGTCGAAATGCAGGACTTGTATGTGCAGAGTCCGGAATGGCTGAAATCGCTCATGAACGCCTGGGCCGATGGCCTCAACTACTATCTACATACGCATCCGGAAGTGACCCCGCGCGTGCTGGACCAATTCGAGCCGTGGATGGCGCTCACCTTCAGCGAGGGGAGCATCGGAGGCGACATCGAGCGAGTGAACATGGGTCAGCTGGAAGCGTTTTATGGGGCCCTTCCCCAAGCTCTCAAGATGGCCGGCGTGGCCGCCGACGCGAATGTCTCGCCCATCGTGGCAGCGTTGGACCCGGCGGTGTTGCGGGATGCTGAGATCGTCATCCAAGAACCGCTTGTGGACTGGAGTGAGCCCCAGGGCTCGAACGGCTTCGCCGTCGCGCCACAGAACACGGAGAACGGGAACGCTCTTCTCCTTATCAATCCCCACACGTCGTTCTTCTTCCGCTCTGAACTGCACATGTCGAGTGACGAGGGCCTGAATGCCTATGGCGCCTCGACGTGGGGCCAATTCTTCGTGTACCAGGGCTTCAACGAGGATGCCGGGTGGATGCACACATCGAGTGGCGTCGACAACATCGACGAATATCTCCTGGAGCCGCAGGTCGGGGAGGGTCGTGTAAGCTACGCACACGACGGAGAGAGCCGCCCGATGGAAACAAGGGAGGTCACGATCCGCTACAGAACCGACTCGGGAATGGAGGAGCGGACCTTCACCGTCTATCGGACGCATCACGGCCCGGTCGTTCGGAGCCTCGATGGTCAGTGGGTCGCAACCGCGCTCATGGAGGAGCCGCTATCCGCCCTGCAGCAGTCGTGGGGTCGCACCAAGGCACGCACCCTTGATGACTACCACGAGAACATGGCGATGCACACCAACTCGTCGAACAACACCCTCTACGCGGACTCGGACGGCAATATCGCCTACTGGCATTCCAATTTCGTGCCGGAACGCGACGCCAGCTTCGACTGGTCCCGGCCCGTGGATGGAAGCTCGAGCGCGACGAACTGGGGGCAGCCACACTCCGTCGAAGAGACACCAAACGTCTTCAACCCGGACATCGGCTGGCTCCAGAACACGAACAACTGGCCCTTCAGTGCCGCTGGCCCAGACAGCCCGGAGCAGTCGGATTACGCGTCATACTTCCAGCGCGGGGGCGAGAACGCCCGAGGCATTCATGCTCAGCGAGTGCTTCAGAGTCGGAACAATTTCACGATCGAAACATTGATCGAAGCCGCCTACGACACTCAGATGCCCGGCTTCGAGCCCATAGTCCCCGCTCTGATCGAGGCCTATGCTGGGACGTCTGCCTCGCACCCGCTGAAGAGCGAACTCGCGGAGCAGATGGCGCTGATCAACGGCTGGGACTACCGCTGGGGGCTTGAGTCCGTCGCAACCTCCGTCGCCACCTACTGGGCCGAGGACATGATGCAGCGTGTCGCAGCCTCTGCCCGGTCAGCGGGAATGTCGACGAATGATTACATCGCTCGTGGCGCGTCCGCAGAACAGCACCTGCAGTCGCTCAAGGCGGCTTCAGATCAGCTCGCGGCGGAGTTTGGAGACTGGCGGACACCGTGGGGCGAGATCAATCGGTATCAGCGCCTGAACGGTGATATGGTCCAGCCCTTCAATGACAGCGAGCCGAGCCTCCCCGTGGGGTTCCATTCCGGTCGTTGGGGATCGCTGGCGTCCTTCGGAGCGCGTCCTTACCCGGGAACCGTGCGACGCTACGGGACGAGCGGAAACAGCTTCGTCGCGGTCGTCGAGTTCGGGGAGCGCGTCCGAGCCATGGCCATTACGGCGGGAGGAGAAAGTGGCGACCCGGCCTCGCCTCACTTCAACGATCAGGCACAGCGGTACGCGGATGGAGATCTGCGGCCGGTGTACTACTACCCGGAAGACATCGAGGCGCACGCCCAGCGGGTGTACAAGCCAGGGAGATAG
- a CDS encoding type III pantothenate kinase — MQLVVDVGNTETVIGLASGPTELVADWRVSSSVPRTADEMTALIRALLTGSGVDENRIVRGVVGSVVPSVNYVWSKTIKTITGADVVSVGPATDLGIRLEVEEPMSVGADRIVNTLAAREMYHRDTIAVDLGTATTFDCITADGAFQGGVISPGLRAGLDWLSSRTAKLPRVELQPPKRVIGRRTETCIQSGVFYQAIDAVDGIVRRIKAEWERPDALVVATGGFANTIGPYLTTVDVVEPFLTLYGLAMAGEHVGKS; from the coding sequence ATGCAACTCGTTGTGGATGTCGGAAATACAGAGACCGTGATTGGACTGGCATCGGGACCGACCGAGCTTGTCGCGGACTGGCGGGTGAGTTCCAGCGTGCCGAGGACCGCGGACGAGATGACGGCATTGATTCGAGCTCTTCTCACCGGGAGTGGTGTTGACGAGAACCGCATCGTGCGGGGTGTTGTGGGCTCTGTCGTACCATCGGTCAATTACGTCTGGTCGAAGACGATCAAGACGATCACGGGTGCCGATGTTGTTTCGGTCGGGCCCGCGACGGATCTCGGGATCCGACTGGAGGTCGAGGAGCCAATGTCCGTCGGCGCGGATCGTATCGTGAACACACTTGCTGCTCGCGAGATGTACCATCGCGATACGATTGCGGTGGACTTGGGCACGGCAACGACGTTCGACTGCATCACGGCCGATGGGGCGTTCCAAGGTGGCGTCATTTCACCTGGTCTCCGCGCCGGACTGGACTGGCTTTCGTCGCGGACTGCCAAGCTCCCAAGGGTCGAACTTCAACCCCCGAAGAGAGTGATCGGCCGTCGTACCGAGACCTGTATTCAGAGCGGGGTCTTTTATCAGGCTATTGATGCGGTCGACGGCATCGTTCGGCGGATCAAGGCCGAATGGGAGCGCCCGGATGCGCTCGTCGTCGCTACAGGCGGCTTTGCGAACACCATTGGCCCGTATTTGACGACCGTGGATGTCGTCGAGCCGTTCCTGACGCTCTATGGCCTGGCAATGGCCGGCGAGCATGTCGGGAAGTCGTGA
- the miaA gene encoding tRNA (adenosine(37)-N6)-dimethylallyltransferase MiaA: MSGEPPRFVAITGTTASGKTDLSIALSHRLPVEIISMDSRQVYQGMDIGTDKVGTDEQAGVPHHGLDLVPPDQRYSAGQFARDVRGWIAEIEARGRIPLLVGGTGFFLRAVMEPIFSEPKLDAVRLKRLRNWLAEQPREVLERFVSAVDPARAPLAIEGGPQRMARAIEVALLSGTPLSRWHQLAPADGDGVPGVVLLLGMPVDVTNQSINNRVARMVDRGLVKEVRALLAAGFVDSDPGMTGTGYREMTAYLRGETTLEGAMEDIRGSTRRYARRQRTWYRHQLPDHTVTIDATAPLEDQVAIALNAMAVGGFTLPDSAQPEMESSDKEPEFT; encoded by the coding sequence ATGAGTGGTGAGCCTCCGCGCTTCGTCGCGATCACAGGGACCACGGCATCCGGCAAGACTGATCTTTCCATTGCGTTATCACATCGCCTTCCGGTGGAGATCATCTCGATGGACTCGCGGCAGGTGTATCAGGGCATGGACATTGGCACAGACAAGGTCGGGACCGACGAGCAGGCCGGGGTGCCGCATCATGGACTCGACCTGGTCCCGCCAGACCAACGCTATTCGGCCGGCCAGTTCGCACGGGACGTACGGGGGTGGATTGCCGAGATCGAGGCCCGAGGCCGGATTCCACTTCTTGTGGGTGGCACGGGCTTCTTTCTTCGTGCCGTCATGGAGCCGATTTTTTCTGAACCGAAGCTGGACGCTGTCCGCCTGAAGAGGCTGCGCAACTGGCTGGCTGAACAACCCCGTGAGGTGCTCGAGCGATTCGTATCCGCAGTCGACCCCGCCCGGGCCCCGCTTGCAATTGAGGGCGGACCTCAACGCATGGCTCGCGCGATCGAAGTCGCTCTGCTGTCCGGCACCCCGCTTTCCCGTTGGCACCAGCTGGCGCCCGCCGACGGGGACGGGGTGCCCGGGGTGGTGCTTCTACTGGGTATGCCTGTCGATGTGACGAACCAGAGTATCAACAATCGTGTGGCCCGAATGGTGGACCGTGGCCTGGTGAAGGAAGTCCGGGCGCTTCTGGCTGCAGGGTTTGTCGATTCCGACCCTGGCATGACCGGGACTGGCTATCGGGAGATGACGGCGTACCTGAGAGGAGAAACCACGCTAGAGGGTGCGATGGAGGACATCCGTGGCAGTACGCGCCGCTATGCCCGGCGACAACGCACGTGGTATCGCCACCAGCTACCTGACCACACCGTGACCATTGACGCGACGGCGCCCCTCGAAGATCAGGTGGCGATCGCGCTGAACGCGATGGCGGTTGGGGGGTTCACCCTCCCAGACTCCGCTCAACCCGAAATGGAGAGCTCCGATAAGGAGCCTGAGTTCACTTGA
- a CDS encoding class 1 isoprenoid biosynthesis enzyme produces MTLSPVFRSQRAVQLLADEGVWDRLAPDMEAQADGVRRVYADFESLIDESFRTESPHVPSSDEVATTDGLHFLQEYFFLILFRSIFGSLGVPSERLQLYTELNFCIKGTITAADNLFDDQAKSLLPLADHSGARFMSILQLMSFERLLRAVLDRGVDESLLSAEDRVGVQRSLLNRMASIGVLEGSEEGGVDSIPHPEVMVEAVHRVRGGALFALAFAAPAVLESGEMAERVTRAEAAIARLGTAFQMVDDLIDFEFDVGRRTHNLLVAQVHHLGTEDERAVLDPLWNGAPVPKGVVEEAFGASARAVLERAYSEARGAFENLSELGHWFDPRLSEEVVHAIVGLDGVARMDILTEGL; encoded by the coding sequence ATGACCCTGTCGCCCGTCTTTCGTTCACAGCGCGCCGTCCAGCTTCTCGCGGATGAAGGCGTCTGGGACCGCCTGGCGCCAGATATGGAGGCACAGGCCGACGGGGTGCGCCGGGTCTACGCGGACTTCGAGTCCCTCATAGACGAGAGCTTCCGTACCGAGTCCCCTCACGTCCCCAGCTCCGACGAGGTCGCGACGACTGACGGGCTTCATTTTTTGCAGGAATATTTCTTCCTGATCTTGTTCCGATCGATCTTCGGTTCATTGGGCGTGCCAAGTGAGCGGCTTCAGTTATACACAGAACTCAATTTCTGCATAAAGGGCACGATTACCGCGGCGGACAATCTCTTCGATGATCAGGCAAAGAGCCTGTTGCCGCTCGCCGATCATTCCGGCGCCAGATTCATGTCGATCCTGCAGTTGATGTCGTTCGAGCGGCTCCTCCGTGCGGTCCTTGATCGTGGAGTGGATGAGAGCCTTCTGAGTGCGGAAGATCGCGTGGGCGTGCAGCGCTCGCTCTTGAACCGAATGGCTTCCATTGGAGTTCTGGAGGGCTCTGAAGAAGGCGGGGTCGACTCGATTCCTCATCCGGAAGTAATGGTCGAGGCTGTCCACCGGGTCAGGGGAGGTGCGCTGTTCGCGCTCGCGTTCGCCGCCCCAGCGGTGCTCGAATCCGGCGAGATGGCCGAGCGTGTGACCCGTGCGGAGGCAGCCATCGCGCGCCTAGGCACGGCCTTTCAGATGGTCGATGATCTGATCGACTTCGAGTTCGATGTGGGTCGTCGCACGCACAATTTACTCGTGGCGCAGGTGCATCACCTTGGTACCGAGGACGAACGCGCCGTCCTCGATCCGCTCTGGAATGGTGCGCCTGTTCCGAAAGGGGTGGTTGAGGAGGCGTTCGGCGCCTCGGCTCGAGCCGTGCTTGAGCGTGCGTATTCCGAAGCTCGTGGTGCGTTTGAGAACCTCTCTGAGCTCGGTCACTGGTTTGATCCAAGGCTGTCCGAGGAGGTGGTTCACGCCATCGTTGGATTGGACGGCGTGGCCCGCATGGATATCCTCACCGAAGGGCTCTGA